The Winogradskyella schleiferi genome contains the following window.
TACCTGCGGATTTCTGTTGCTTTGGGTAAATACCTTATCTAGGCTCGTTCTACTTGGGGTTTGCAATTCATCCTTGGTTATTTTTTCACAAACGTGATTCAAATAGAAGTCTGCTTTTTCCCCTAACAGTTGTGTAATATTTATGTCTATTTTCATTGTATTAATGATTTAATGAATTCCTAAACTTTCATTTGTTTTAGCGATAGATTTGGCACCATCTGTTTCAATTCCTGTAAGTGCTCTAATGGCATCAATAGTTTCGGGTATAACAATTGCTTGGTTGTCTACCACATAGGCGTAGAAAAGTTCATCCCCCACTACCTTCAGCATATCTTCCCATAGTGCTACTTCATACATATCGCCCCAAGGTCTTCCCATATCCAAAAACATTTCCTTGATAGTGTTGTTAGAAACTAGGCCTTTGTCATATTGAATTAGCTTGATACGACTAGATGTCTTAAAAGCATTCAGCACTTCTTCTTTCGAGGCTTGTTTTTTTAACTTCACATTCCAATAGTGCATATGGCTTAAAGTTTCTGGAACTTTTACTGCGGCAGTGATGACATCCAAATCTGGGTCAACGCTTTTAGCATCAGGACCTTGGTGGCTCGGGATGTCTTTTTCAGGAACCATCGTATTCATAATACCACCTAAATGGCTTTCCCAAGGATCTGTTGCTCTTCTTAAAAGTGTACCTCTAGCATAATCCAATAAATTGGCTCTTTTTAAAGCGGTCAACGTCCTTAAAATAGAAGTGGTGTTGCAGGAAACTACACGTGTAGCATCTAGATTTAGAGCAGACTGATAATTATTTTCAGCACTAAAGGAATGGCCTGTTGTTTCGTGTTTTTCGCCTCCGTGTAAAATAAATTTGATGTTTTGCTCTTTATAAATTGCTACATTTTGAGCCGCAATCTTTTTAGGGGTACAGTCCACAACGAGATCTGATTTTTTCAACAGGTCGTGCATATCGCCTTTTACTGAAATACCTTCGGATTTCATTCTGTCTTCTGCTTCTTGAGTTGCTGCGTAGATATCGTACTTTTTTCTCACGGCATTTTGAATGCGCCAATCGCTTATGATATCACACACGCCCGAAAGCTTCATATCGTCCTGTAGATTGATGGCATCGGCCACCCTTTTTCCGATGACTCCGTATCCTATAACTGCTATATTTTTCATATAAATTGTTTTAATTAATTATGATTTGTTGTTTTTATTATTTGTATTCTCCATTCCCATAGGCATATTGCCATCATCGTCTGTATGCGAAATCATAAAAAAACGTTCCGCAATGAGAATCAGGATAATTCCAATTGCTGCTACGATGAGCACCATTGGATCATTCAGATATTTTATATATAGAAAGGCTGCTAGTACTGCAATGTCCATTACAATGGCTATTAACGGAATGATGGGGTTAAATTTTACCTCGTTTTTTAGGTGGCGAAAAAGCCCCCAATGGATAGCGATATCCATAATGAGGTAGAAAATAGCTCCTATAGAAGCGATTCTTGTTAAATCGAAAAGGGCAGTGAGTAAAATGGCAAGGGAAACCGTGAATATGAGCGCTGGATTTTTAAAATTACCTATCCTTTTTAAAGAGGGTACTTGTTTCATATTACTCAACATCCCCAATAAGCGCGATGCCGAAAATACACTGGCGATAACCCCTGAAAAGGTTGCTACAATAGCGATTGCTATAGTAAACCATAAGCCCCATTCCCCAAAAACAGGTTCGGCTGCTGCTGCCAAAGCATAATCTTTTGCCTTTATTATTTCAGGAATGCTTAAACCGCCTGCAACAGCAAGTGCCAAGGCTACATA
Protein-coding sequences here:
- a CDS encoding type II glyceraldehyde-3-phosphate dehydrogenase, which produces MKNIAVIGYGVIGKRVADAINLQDDMKLSGVCDIISDWRIQNAVRKKYDIYAATQEAEDRMKSEGISVKGDMHDLLKKSDLVVDCTPKKIAAQNVAIYKEQNIKFILHGGEKHETTGHSFSAENNYQSALNLDATRVVSCNTTSILRTLTALKRANLLDYARGTLLRRATDPWESHLGGIMNTMVPEKDIPSHQGPDAKSVDPDLDVITAAVKVPETLSHMHYWNVKLKKQASKEEVLNAFKTSSRIKLIQYDKGLVSNNTIKEMFLDMGRPWGDMYEVALWEDMLKVVGDELFYAYVVDNQAIVIPETIDAIRALTGIETDGAKSIAKTNESLGIH